TTTCACGAgaattttcaacttcaaacaTCGAAGATACAATTGAGCTGTACGGCAAGtgttctttgttttcaattacAGTATTCTCTGGCGTGGCTAAATCAAAATACGGATTATAAGGATCGTCTGTGAAATTTATCCATCCTTCGTCCTGTAACCTCCGCCTTATTAATTTGTCAGAAACAGCCTTTTTTATGCCTTCAAGTTTATCCCTCAAAACAGTGTTGACTGTAGTCAGGTCTATATCTGGAATTTTACATGGGGGTAGTTTAACGTATGGTTGGATTGTTTGTTGTGGAATCTTATTTGAATGAATAGAGTTATTCTGCACATTCTGATCAGTAACCTTATTAGAACCCTTTGCTTTAGGTAAGTCATTTTTAGAAGATTTCTTGAGACCAGCTCTAGAttgaacattttctttgattttattttttgttgattcttTCGGAGGTGCTGGGGAAGGTGGTGGGACATAACCTAAAGGTAAACGCTTCTTCTTCggtttatcaataaaaaGTTCATCTATGTCAtccaatttcaagtttccTTCTCGAACCAACTTCTTAAGTTTCTtcctattttcaaaaataccaCGCTGATTTTGTAGGATTTCATTCTTCTTCAGTTCTCGTTGTGCAACCGATTGTAATAAGCTTTGCGCTCTAAGAAGATCTTTATAAAGAAGTTTAAGTTTGTTTATACTTTGAACATCCGTTCTCCTTGTTTTCCGTGCTTGCCTAAATTCTCGTCTTCTAAAACTGGTATATGGATTATTATCATCCTTTTGAGAAGGATCTTCAAATCTAAGAGTAGGGAAAATTGAGCCTCCTCCTCTTTTAATTCTTCTATCCTTCCAATGTTCATAGATTTGTTTCCCAAACAACTCCAACAATATTCCAAGATCTCTAGAATTATCACCATTTAACTTGGTATCAGCGTCGTATAAtgttttaaaatttttaactttcaatttcttggcTAACAAGTAATGTAAATCATGAGatttttcataattttcatcaagagCAACtgatttgatttcatcaaactttAAGATTTGCTGAGGGTCAATGGATAAGAATGGTTGGCGTTCATCGACAATTGAGTCGAATTTACTAGCAATAAATTCGAATTCATCTTCAGTACATTTGTCTTCGTCTTTAAAATCTTGATTCAGTTTCTCCagaaattcttcatcaatttcatccaTATTATATGGACATCCTGACGTATCTTCAACAGTTGcagaaaaaacaatataAGAATCTGGCTCGTTAAATTTCCTTGTATAAAATTTATCAGCTTCATTCCAAACTTTAGAGGCATCAGGTGTGGGGATATAGACCTGCTTGACTTCAGCACCTTTGAATTTCGCTGCCGAAGCATTTATAACTTGCTGTAGATGGTGCTCTTCCTCTTCACCTTTTTCAACACCAGTTTcgatttgttgaatctcACGTTGTTGTTCTTCGATATCAAAATCAGGAATATCCCGTTGCCTTAAAACTTGTAAAGTCTGTTTGACAGAGATCTTCCTCTGTCTGAAACGAGCACCTGCATTAGCAGCAGAAgccatttcttcaaaagattagattcaaactttttaatAAAACTTTCGGTTAGTGATTTGTTCCGTTAAGAAATTTATAACCAAATAGATATTGATACTTACAATTTGAAgacaatatttttttttcttctcttctcttcaattcCTTGTATTCTTTTTATCCTTTTTGAGCAATTGATAGGTGTCCTAGAAATTTGCTGTTTTTATTTAAGAAACCTTTTCTGAAGAACTGATAGTATACCTTTACTTACGTAATGAAAACTTAAATTATTTTAATGTGTGCGGctatttttgttcttgcttcttcaaGGTCACGTGCTCAAACTATGAAACTTTTCACTTGGATCTCTCTAGTGAAAAAAAtcggaaaaaaaatttctaGCAATGTATACCTATCTAAGTTAATACTAATAACAAGTAAATGTTtcagtaaaaaaaaagctagTGTATACAATGATTCAACTAACAAATGTAATGTGAAGGGTGAAAATCGTGAAAATACTCAATCCAGCGGCGCTTTCTGTTCCTTATTGAAGTGTGTTTTCGTTGTTCTctcaattttcttgaatttctcGAATTTCTCCGATTTCTCGAACTGctaaaaaatgtttttgtATGCTGTGCAGAAAATGCCctttataaaagaaactCTTCAAACCTTTCAGTAGGAATAACTTTTGATAGCAATAAGGTACAAAGCCCGGGGGAATCGGAAAATGTTCTGTGGACAATTGTCTATACAGAGATGtaatttgtttctctatAGCTGCTTTTTAAGTTGGGCTCACTCCAGTGGCGACGGCCGACGCTGATGAATACTACGCGCCAGTGGCAAATTCGCCAGCAAGTCCACTCTCGCACCAAAGACAGctgagagaaaaaaaagaaaatctttAGGCAGTGCTACGTAACCGCTTTTATTGGTGCGGACGTGATAACGAAGGCTCAGCAAATATTTATACAAGTACGGGGGGGGGGTAACAGGAACGCCATTTATGTACAGGGTTATGGCATCTGGAGATGGCATTAATGCTCCTCCAAGTCTTTGACACCAATGTTGTAAATGTCCAAAGTCTGAGCAGGGACAGTCGAAGGTGACTCCACAACAGGATCGGCGCCCGCTTGGGTTTTGGGAAAAGCCACTACGTCTCTTATATTGGACGATCCAAGTAGCATGGAACACATTCTATCAAAGCCAATTGCTAGGCCGGCATGGGGTGGACATCCACTATCAAGAGCATGAATTAGGTGACCAAAGAGTGACATGTGGTTTTTAATTTGTAGGATttcttggaaaataaacttCTGTAACTGAGCATCATGGACTCTCCTTGATCCACCACCAACTTCAACTCCATTGATAACCAAGTCATAATGGTCACCCTTGACTTTTAAGGGATCACTGGCAAGGTATTCATAGTCTTCTAGCTTGGCCATAGTGAATGGATGGTGTGTAGACTCGTACCTCTTGTAATCATAAGTTGGGTATCCGTCCTTCGATTCTAGCTCAACTGGACTAAATAATGGGAAGTCCACTAACCACGACGCAACAAATACATTGTCCAATTTCTGCTTGGTTGATCCCTCACTGAAATCTCTCATCCATTCTTGAGGGAAATGTTGGATTGCCAATTGACGGAATCTACCTAATGGTGTGGGATTCTCATATGGCAATTCACTTCGATCACTAATTGCAACTATATCATTAACAGCAACATTCAAGCGTTGATtaagttcttcaattggACATTTTAGCTTAATCGGCAGCTTGTACGCCCAATTGTTTAGCTCCTCGGCATTTCTAATCTTAAATATAAATGGCTTTCTATCTTTGTATTCCATATCATGAAACAATTGATTTGgtagcttcttctttttctttaagCCCTCCTTTAGAACACATCCTTCAATAACATTGAACTCGTTGTTATGGAAAGAACTTTCAAAAAGGTCTGTCAAGGTTTCAAACGTTAGTGTGGACCTCAAATCCGGCTTGTCAATACCAAACTTCTGTAAGGCTGTTTCGTAACTCAACTTGGGAAAACTCTCACTTTTTTCCAACTCGACTAATTTTCCAGtctcaaaatcaacacGGTATAAAGGTAGTTCCTTAACGCTTCCCCAGATACTACTGACTAACCTTTCAACAACATGTTGAATATCTTCACTTCTACCAAATGACATTTCCATATCAATTTGAGTAAATTCAGGTTGTCTATCGGCCCTTAAATCTTCATCCCTAAAGCATTTGGCAATCTGATAATAACCTTTGAACCCAGAAGCCATCAACAATTGCTTGTACTGCTGTGGTGATTGAGGTAACGCGTAGAAGTGACCATGT
The Pichia kudriavzevii chromosome 2, complete sequence DNA segment above includes these coding regions:
- a CDS encoding uncharacterized protein (PKUD0B01680; similar to Saccharomyces cerevisiae YFL024C (EPL1); ancestral locus Anc_8.47) — its product is MASAANAGARFRQRKISVKQTLQVLRQRDIPDFDIEEQQREIQQIETGVEKGEEEEHHLQQVINASAAKFKGAEVKQVYIPTPDASKVWNEADKFYTRKFNEPDSYIVFSATVEDTSGCPYNMDEIDEEFLEKLNQDFKDEDKCTEDEFEFIASKFDSIVDERQPFLSIDPQQILKFDEIKSVALDENYEKSHDLHYLLAKKLKVKNFKTLYDADTKLNGDNSRDLGILLELFGKQIYEHWKDRRIKRGGGSIFPTLRFEDPSQKDDNNPYTSFRRREFRQARKTRRTDVQSINKLKLLYKDLLRAQSLLQSVAQRELKKNEILQNQRGIFENRKKLKKLVREGNLKLDDIDELFIDKPKKKRLPLGYVPPPSPAPPKESTKNKIKENVQSRAGLKKSSKNDLPKAKGSNKVTDQNVQNNSIHSNKIPQQTIQPYVKLPPCKIPDIDLTTVNTVLRDKLEGIKKAVSDKLIRRRLQDEGWINFTDDPYNPYFDLATPENTVIENKEHLPYSSIVSSMFEVENSREINFSHIFNNNRHYSNNDPNIVKINSFTGTVVKNDRHSSLPEFYDLYGEPSLNNQFGLSRDGINEEFNNKNMLNVSEVLLKVRKRQGRGGRIWIDRKRVKEDEMFEEYLNMPESDDGNEEEICGEETQNLNDVRGTMFSSNKIDKLSPIDEPLFDDGEKMDIDRDSNDGHAEITQNIPNIAVTETNKKKRKNAYDCSGAVKKRLRSRFMFDSELSNVNPIDPSKLNQIGKQTQAVRFGCMLLNKAFDNMHQIRQKQHLLQQQREKLLREQKERERQLHQMRQHQLASERRGKRDNSQLNDERSKSNKLSKEEKTRNKEKDPDNKKSKTKKASNSKANNNNNSNINSINNKTNPDSTPTGANVKVKVESNGSSANKENKAEKKLVNSN
- a CDS encoding uncharacterized protein (PKUD0B01690; similar to Saccharomyces cerevisiae YPL104W (MSD1); ancestral locus Anc_8.584); this encodes MLRYNQSIKHSFRFRRCFSVSQLNRLELPDKQKTIEKFNFKHFTHTVGDITGKYHQLIGKQVTLNGWIDGAPRKISKGLVFAKFRDFNGEYTQIVSKSEDLSRILRTLKPEDSLSVTGTINLKAQKKKNLANLDGIQQEETWELNVNSFQILNNSNEKASQLDSLKDTPNQYPPEYRYLQLRLPYYQQALKMRAKAARVARSVLDSMNFTEIETPLLFKSTPEGAKEFLVPTRKHGHFYALPQSPQQYKQLLMASGFKGYYQIAKCFRDEDLRADRQPEFTQIDMEMSFGRSEDIQHVVERLVSSIWGSVKELPLYRVDFETGKLVELEKSESFPKLSYETALQKFGIDKPDLRSTLTFETLTDLFESSFHNNEFNVIEGCVLKEGLKKKKKLPNQLFHDMEYKDRKPFIFKIRNAEELNNWAYKLPIKLKCPIEELNQRLNVAVNDIVAISDRSELPYENPTPLGRFRQLAIQHFPQEWMRDFSEGSTKQKLDNVFVASWLVDFPLFSPVELESKDGYPTYDYKRYESTHHPFTMAKLEDYEYLASDPLKVKGDHYDLVINGVEVGGGSRRVHDAQLQKFIFQEILQIKNHMSLFGHLIHALDSGCPPHAGLAIGFDRMCSMLLGSSNIRDVVAFPKTQAGADPVVESPSTVPAQTLDIYNIGVKDLEEH